One window of the Saccopteryx bilineata isolate mSacBil1 chromosome 2, mSacBil1_pri_phased_curated, whole genome shotgun sequence genome contains the following:
- the CDRT4 gene encoding LOW QUALITY PROTEIN: CMT1A duplicated region transcript 4 protein (The sequence of the model RefSeq protein was modified relative to this genomic sequence to represent the inferred CDS: substituted 1 base at 1 genomic stop codon) — protein sequence MPPEATGIRQTSLPVSGVAASPARCTGLIVFLVPAPAGMWTRDVKSPLTMSRAPDARSLKTREGRFGAAAKGASAAVGLAAGGRRAERRRRWGAGEEATGNIGLPPKLVERHDPWPAYVTFVSRTVELLVGHIGAREPGRARALEQCQRTPVQTGSPSAAQPKRKKSSRSSGRMTFRDKKSGPRLSVCGSFSASAASPPAFLEVIRFHTDAGEGPTANYNRVIFARAPATRLVPHSACPAGEKIQASLXQGVPAGRLPQERSAMKLPLPQLTMPFKSELALARADQP from the exons ATGCCGCCGGAAGCCACGGGCATCAG ACAAACAAGCCTCCCCGTGAGCGGGGTGGCCGCCTCGCCCGCTCGCTGCACGGGTTTGATAGTTTTCCTAGTTCCTGCACCAGCAG GTATGTGGACCCGTGATGTGAAGAGCCCCCTAACCATGAGCCGGGCGCCTGATGCAAGAAGCCTGAAGACACGCGAAGGCAGGTTTGGGGCCGCAGCCAAGGGAGCGTCCGCTGCCGTGGGGCTGGCTGCGGGAGGACGCAGGGCGGAGAGACGGCGAAGGTGGGGCGCGGGCGAAG aggccacgggAAACATTGGGCTGCCCCCAAAGCTGGTTGAGAGACACGACCCCTGGCCGGCCTACGTCACCTTCGTCTCCCGGACGGTGGAGCTGCTCGTGGGCCACATCGGAGCTCGAGAACCGGGGCGCGCGCGTGCTCTGGAGCAATGTCAGCGCACGCCGGTGCAGACCGGGTCCCCCAGCGCCGCCCAGCCGAAGAGGAAGAAGTCCTCCAGGAGCTCTGGCAGAATGACCTTCAGGGACAAGAAGTCAGGACCCAGGTTATCCGTGTGCGGCTCTTTCTCCGCGTCGGCCGCCAGCCCCCCCGCGTTCCTGGAGGTCATACGCTTTCACACGGATGCCGGAGAGGGCCCCACGGCCAACTACAACAGGGTCATCTTCGCTCGTGCCCCTGCGACGAGGCTGGTGCCACACAGCGCGTGTCCGGCCGGCGAGAAAATACAGGCTTCCCTTTAGCAAGGAGTCCCTGCAGGGCGTCTCCCCCAAGAACGTAGCGCAATGAAGCTTCCTCTGCCGCAGCTCACTATGCCCTTTAAATCTGAACTGGCCCTTGCTCGTGCTGACCAGCCGTGA